In the Saccharococcus thermophilus genome, TTCACATATTCTTTGCCGCAATTCATCCGATAACGAGACGCTCGGCGCTACCTCCACCACTTTTTGATGTCGGCGCTGCACGGAACAGTCCCGTTCATAAAGATGGACGATATTCCCTTCATAGTCTCCTAAAATTTGCACTTCAATATGTTTTGGCCTTTCAATGAGTTTTTCCACGTACACATCGTCGCTGCCAAATGCGGCTTTCGCTTCGGATTTAGCACGTTCGAATGCCTCTTTTACTTCCGATTTCGAGCGGACGATGCGCATGCCGCGGCCACCGCCGCCCAACGCCGCTTTAATAATAATCGGATAGCCATGCGTTTCCGCAAAGCGCATGACCTCTTCCAAACTGTGTACCGGCCCGTCGCTTCCCGGAATGACCGGAATCCCTGCTAATTCCGCCTGATGGCGGGCTTTTACTTTATCGCCAAACATATCTAAATGCTCTTCATTCGGGCCGATAAAAATAATCCCCTCTTCTCGGCACCGTTTGGCAAATTGAATATTTTCCGAAAGAAATCCGTAACCCGGATGAATCGCATCGACATCGTGTGCTTTAGCAATTTCAATAATGCCCTCAATATCTAAATAAGCTTCAATCGGCTTTTTCCCTTCGCCGACTAAATACGCTTCATCCGCTTTATAGCGATGATATGAACCTGTATCTTCCTTCGAATAAATAGCGACAGTGCGGATGCCTAGCTCTGTGCAGGCACGGAAGACACGAATGGCAATTTCTCCACGATTTGCCACAAGTACTTTGTTAATTCGACGCGTTTTCATAGTTTCTCCTCTCCTCCTTTCTAATAAAACTATAACGGTTTTCGTTTTTTGTAAATACGTTCTCTAAAAAGTCAGACCTTTTTTTTGCAATTTTTGCACCGTCTTTACCTTTTTTTTGTAACGTTCTTCGTATTTGGTAAACATCGAGACATTGACGAGCATTCCAAGCGAAGTCATAAATAAGATAAGCGAGGAGCCACCATAACTAACAAGCGGCAACGGAACTCCCGTAATCGGAATGATCCCGACTACACCGCCGACATTAATAAATGTTTGAAACCCGATCATCACCGAAATTCCAATAGCAAGCAGGCTGCCAAACGCGTCGTTGCATTTTCGCGCAATCCAGAATCCCCGCAATACGATAAACGCTAAAATCCCCAGGGTAAACGTTACGCCAAAAAGGCCTAATTCTTCCGCGATAATCGACATGATGAAATCGGTATGAGATTCAGGCAAATATCCGTATTTTTGAATGCTTTTTCCCAGCCCTAGTCCTTTTATTCCTCCTAATCCAATCGCCAAATACGAATTAACGAGCTGAAACCCTTCGTTATCGGCATATTTAAACGGATCTAAAAAGCTATAAATTCGGGACATCCGCTCCTTAGAAAAAATTTTATCGCCAAAGAGAGGGAAAATAATCGGAGACATCATAAGAAACATAAGCATAAAGAACAGCAGCTGCTTAAACAGCAGCCGAAGCCGCAACCCTGATGACAAAATTAAACTCGAGGCGATCACCAACACGATCATCGCCGTGCCAAAGTCGGGCTGGATCGCAATTAAAAAACAAATAAACAATGTATAATAAATCGGGAATAAATTGCTTTTCACAGGATCGGCCAGCCGTTTTTGTTTATTGGCAAATACCGCCGCTAAATAAACGATCAACCCGAGCTTCACCAGCTCGGCCGGCTGTATGCTTAACCCACCAAACCGAAACCAGCTTGTTGCGTTGTTCGCCGTATGTCCAAGAAATGCTACCGCGATTAATATAATCGGAGAGACAACAAAGATAAATTTAATCAACTTTTCATTCGCCCATACTTTATACGGAACGATTATCGTAATGAAAAAACCAATAAACGCGACGATAAGCCATAGCTTTTGCCGTTGGTAAAAATAGTCGCTCGGCACGTTAAAGCGAATAACAGCTGCGATCATACTCGAACTATAAACCATGATCAATCCAAATAGTGAAAGGATCACGATTGCGATAATCAACGGATAGTCGTAACATTTTAAAACCTTTTTGATAAGCTCCTTATCCATCGTTCCTCTTCCTTATTGCTAGTATGTACATTAAATCATTCGTAACCATTGTTCGTTTTCCTTCTTAAAAACAGAAAAACTCAAACGATTGCGTTTTCCAACCGTTTGAGCTAAAAATTTATTTTTATCGTACGCGCTTTTTTATTACCGCCTCATGAAGCGCGGAAAGTTCGCGCTCGAGCCGGTCGAGCAACGCTTTTCCTTCTTTCTCGTCAACTAGGCCAAGACGCACGGCAAAATCAATTTCCCGTGATAGGCCGAACATTTGCGTATCGAGCACTTCCTCATAGAGTGGACATTGCGGCATCGTCAGATGATCCATTTGCACTTGAATGAGCTTGACAATTTTATCTGCATCCGCTTGCAGGAGCGCGTACGCTTTGTCACGATAGTTAATGACCTCGTCTGTCACATCGATCCCTCCGTTCTCCCCTAATCCTTCTTTAAATCTTAACGTGAAACGTGCAATTTTGCAAGTTGAAACACTTGTCAATTGTGGCGATAGAAATGAAACCGCCATCGGCGTAGACATCTTCCGTTTCAGAAAAAAGTGATATAAACATGACTTGCGCATGACAAACTGTCCATTTACCATTATACTAAAAACAGCAGCTGATGTAGAGGAGAGGATCGAAAATGAATGATATTATTCTTATAACGGGAAATGTAAAATTTACTATTACGTTGGACCCAGGAGTATGGATTTTTGACGACCGTAAAATAGATTTAAATACTTATTTTTTAAACCCTTCTCATGGACAGCAACATGAACAACAAGACGAAGAGGAAGAAATTAAAAAGCTGTCTGCTTTTTGGGACCGGGAAATTCAAGAAGGGGCCGTTTTTCCACCAACGTTAAAGACAGAAAAACGCTTTTTGAAGGAAAAAATCATTACGGGGACGTTTGCGATGCCGCTCGCTCCTTTTCTGCGCAACGCGCAACCGCTTCCGGATGCAAAAGAACTGACGATTGTGACCGAACATAACGAGGTAACGATTCCGCTTGAACAAGCTTATGAAGCGATTCTCGGTTTTTCTAAAGACGGGAAACCGCTGCGAGAAGATGGGCCTGTACATTTTTATTTTGGCGACGGTTCCAACCGTGAAGCACCAATTACCCATGTCCGTCGCTTTGTCATCCGTTAAAGCCGGATGTCCCGTATGGAGGGACATCCGGTTTTTTTTACAATATATCCGCAGCAAGTTGCGCCAATGCGGAACGCTCCCCTTTGATCAGGCGAACATGCCCGGCAATTTTTTGATCTTTAAATTTCTCCACGACATACGTCAAGCCGTTATTATATTCATCTAAATACGGGTGATCGATTTGCTCCGGATCGCCCATCAAAATAATTTTGCTTTTCTCGCCGACACGCGTTAAAATCGTTTTTACTTCGTGCTTCGTTAAGTTTTGCGCCTCATCAATAATGATGAACTGTTCTGGTAGGCTGCGTCCGCGTATATAGGTGAGCGCTTCTACTTCAATCGAGCCCATTCCTGCTAAAATCGCGTCCAATTCCCCAGGTTTATTTGTGTTAAATAAATATTCGAGATTGTCAAAGATCGGCTGCATCCACGGGCGCAATTTTTCTTCTTTTTCCCCCGGCAAAAAGCCGATATCTTTTCCCATTGGGACAATTGGTCTGGCGACAAGCAGCTTTTTATACGTGCGTAAATCTTCCGTCTGCATCAATCCTGCCGCAAGAGCAAGCAACGTTTTTCCTGTTCCCGCTTTGCCAATCAAAGTGACAAGCTGGATGTCATCGCGCATAAGCAGTTCAAACGCCATCGTTTGCTGTACGTTGCGCG is a window encoding:
- a CDS encoding FtsW/RodA/SpoVE family cell cycle protein — protein: MDKELIKKVLKCYDYPLIIAIVILSLFGLIMVYSSSMIAAVIRFNVPSDYFYQRQKLWLIVAFIGFFITIIVPYKVWANEKLIKFIFVVSPIILIAVAFLGHTANNATSWFRFGGLSIQPAELVKLGLIVYLAAVFANKQKRLADPVKSNLFPIYYTLFICFLIAIQPDFGTAMIVLVIASSLILSSGLRLRLLFKQLLFFMLMFLMMSPIIFPLFGDKIFSKERMSRIYSFLDPFKYADNEGFQLVNSYLAIGLGGIKGLGLGKSIQKYGYLPESHTDFIMSIIAEELGLFGVTFTLGILAFIVLRGFWIARKCNDAFGSLLAIGISVMIGFQTFINVGGVVGIIPITGVPLPLVSYGGSSLILFMTSLGMLVNVSMFTKYEERYKKKVKTVQKLQKKGLTF
- a CDS encoding DUF1507 family protein produces the protein MTDEVINYRDKAYALLQADADKIVKLIQVQMDHLTMPQCPLYEEVLDTQMFGLSREIDFAVRLGLVDEKEGKALLDRLERELSALHEAVIKKRVR
- a CDS encoding peptidyl-prolyl cis-trans isomerase, encoding MNDIILITGNVKFTITLDPGVWIFDDRKIDLNTYFLNPSHGQQHEQQDEEEEIKKLSAFWDREIQEGAVFPPTLKTEKRFLKEKIITGTFAMPLAPFLRNAQPLPDAKELTIVTEHNEVTIPLEQAYEAILGFSKDGKPLREDGPVHFYFGDGSNREAPITHVRRFVIR